The genomic stretch ggtcattggtggaacttgcaagaacaatgcttagcgactcaaatcttcctaagtatttttgggcaGATGCGGTTAGCACGGCATGTTTTGTAAGTAATAGAGTTAACATAATACCTATCCTAAATAAGACttcatatgaactcttcaaaggaaggaaacctAACATTGCTTtctttcatatctttggatgcaagtgctttgttcttaacaatgacaaagacaaccttggtaagttcgacgaaaaatcggatgaaggtatctttcttggttattctcttacaagtaaagcatatagaatttacaataaaagaactttaaatatagaagaatccatgcatgttaagtttgatgaatctaacccctcgaaagaggaaattgttgtttgtgatgatgatgattttgtagaaATTCCTAAAGAAGATACTTTAAACAAGCATCAAGAAGAACTgattcaacaagagtcaaatgaaaatgatctacctaaggaattgaggactcataaagatcatcctattgataaagtaattggtgacattagtcaaggtgttgctacaagattgaatctcaaggatgcatgcttaAACATGGCGTTCGTTCCGCAAATAGAACCCTCTAAAATTGATGAAGCTCTAGGAGATGATCAATGGATtgttgctatgcaagaagaattaaaccaattcgagagaaatcaagtttgggaacttgtttctagaccaagtggtaagcacatcattggaacaagatgggtgtttaagaacaaacttgatgagaatggaataattgttcgaaacaaTGCAAGATTGGCCGCTCAAGGGTATAATCGagaagaaggaatcgactttgaagaaactttcgctccggttgcaaggttagaagttattcgtttattacttgcttacgcatgttcaatgaattttcagttatttcaaatggacgtcaaaagcgccttcttgaacggctacatcaacgaagaagtctatgtcaaacaacccccgggctttgaagacttcaagcatccttcacatgtatacaaactgaagaaagcgctctatggattaaaacaagcaccaagagcatggtatgatcgtctaagtaattttctatgtgaaaaaggttttgaaaaaggcaaaATAGACAAGACTTTATTTATCAAGAAGATAAAACGGAACACCTTACTTGTTTAAGTCTACGTAGACGACATAATCTTCGGTTCAACCAACAAagaactatgtgaagaatttgcgttgataatgcaaggtgaatttgaaatgtctatgatgggaaagatgaactacttccttggattgcaaatcaagcaactaaaagacggaatctttatcaaccaatcaaagtattGCAAAGAGTTGTTAAAGAGATTTGAAATGGATGGTTGTAAAGCAATGTCAACACCAATGGGCTCCGGAACCTATGTTGGTCAAGACGAATCGGGTGTGTCAATTGATATTAcgaagtatcgaggtatgattggttctttattatatttgacgacaagccgtcctgacataatgtttagcgtgtgtttatgtgctcgcttccaagcAAATCCAAAGGAGTCATATCTCACGGCGTCAAAAGAATCATaaagtatctcaaaggaacaaccaacgttgacttatggtatcctaaaggtagtgtttGTAAGTTAATTGGTTATACTGACGCGGATTATGCAAGTTGTAAAACAGATAGAAAAAGTACTAGTGGTACATGTCACATCCTTGGAAATGCATTAGTTTCGTGGGCTTGCAAGAAACAAGCATGTGTTGCTCTAAGCACTGTCGAAGCATAATACATAGTCGCAGGTAGCTGTTGCGCTCAAATACTTTGACTTAAGCAATAACTTCGTGACTACGGACTCGATCTTGGATGCATTCCTCTTCTTTGTGACAACACTAGTGCgataaacattacaaagaatcTGGTCATGCACTCAAAaaccaaacatattgatattcgacatcactttcttcgtgatcatgtgcttcaaggagatgtcgaagtcacatttgtggatactcataatcaactgGCCGACATCTTCACAAAATCTTTGGCGCGAGAACCGTTCTACAAAATTCGAAGGGAACTTGGGATTTTAGATGAGTGTGATATTTAACTCATCAAAATATAAAAGGTACACTCTTTCTTTTAATATCttataattaattatttataGCTATTAAAATGTTCTTGTTATGATAAGTGTGCTTgtttatttaaatatttttcaaaaaaaaaagttggtgtcaatcgattgatggTAGGGTGTCAATCGATTTGTCCATCTTATTTTCTCAAATTTCATGTTACAGAAAGTTTCTACAATCGATTACATGGTTgagtcaatcgattggttccctattttttaaattttttaaaaaattggcTTTCAACCAATTGATTGTATCTCCCACATCAATCGATTGGTCTTTgttatttttcaatttttttagaCAACCAATCGATTGGTTTTGCATGTTAATCGATTGATCCATTgaaatttttgttttatttggtcAACATGCACATGATTCTCGTCCCCTCTTTATTTAATGGCCAGGTGATTTCTAATTTTACTAATACAATTGTCTCATTGCATTTACTAGTATTTTGTCTTTTCCCTCTTTTTCTCCTATTCTTTCTCTTTTTCCTATTCTCTAGTAAATATCATTTACCAATATATTCTCTATCTTTATGTCACTCTATTTGTGCTTTCATTACTTTTAATTTTCTTGGTTCATCTACTTGTTTCTCATTACTACAATCCACCACCACCATAAAGCCACCTCTCTCCATCAACCAACTTTCAGCATTCTCACGCCTCTACACTTCTCTTCAACGGTTTTTTTGCTTCATCTTTGGTTTCTCTCTCCAAGCTTTTTCATGGCATCTCAACTAGCATACAAAGGCAAAGGGAAAGGCAAAGCTTCTTCCTCAAGAGGCTCTCTAGATTTATCAAGGCTCTTTACTACAAAACATCAACAAGGAAGGTATGAAACCTTCTTCTTCCAAAAGAAAATCATGAAGCCTAAGTATAGCACTTTTGTTACTTTTCCTGAAGAAGTATTTACCTTTCCTAGTGTCTTTGAGGAGTTAGGTTTGTGTAACCTAATTGGTTGCCATTTAGACTTTTACCCTGAACTAGTTAAGGTTTTCTACTCCAATTTGGTAAGGAAGAAAGGGAAATTAACATCTGTAGTGAAAGGAGTCCCAATCTCTTTAACTGCATCTGATATTTGTGCTATTTTTGAAATCCCTCCTGGTGGTCATAAATTTGTTGGGACAATCGCTCCATGGGAAAACTATAGCAAACATGCCTTTTACTATAGCTTAAGTCGGTTGTCTGAACATCAAATTTATAACAAGAGAAAGAAGAGTTGTGGGGGAGATAACCCGGAACGAGTCTACTGGTCCCCGGCAAAATTTTCTATTAATGACAAGATGTTACATTATTTTCTGGTATATGTTGTTGTGCCAAGATTTTTAAATCACTGCACTATCACCGATCCAGAAATGATGCTTCTCTATTCCATCAAAACTCACTTCCATGTCGATTGGGGTCATTCAATCCTATCTCATATGATGTCTCATGATGAGCATGCCGAAGGTCTACCATATGCTCACTTATTGACCAAGATTTTCTGACACTTCAACGTTAATCTGGAAAATGAGTTATGTTTTTCAATGGAAAAACCTTCCTTTATGGTTAGCATCAAACAGGAAGGTTTTTCCATTGAAAAACACAACTCATTTTCCAGATTAACGTTGAAGTGTCGGAAAATCTTGGTCAATAGGTGAGCATATGGTAGACCTTCGGCATGCTCATCATGAGACATCATATGAGATAGGATTGAATGACCCCAATCAACATGGAAGTGAGTTTTGATAGAATAGAGAAGCATCATTTCTGGATCGGTGATAGTGCAGTGATTTGAAAATCTTGGCACAACAACATATACCAGAAAATAGTGTAACATCCTATCATTAATAGAAAATTTTACCGGGGATCAGTAGACTCGTTCCGGGTTATCTCCCCCACAACTCTCCTTTCTCTTGTTATAAATTTGATGTTCAGACAACCGACTTAAGCTATAGTAAAAGGCATGTTTGCTATAGTTTTCCCATGGAGCAATTGTCCCAACAAATTTATAACCACCAGGAGGGATTTCAAAAATAGCACAAATATTAGATGCAGTTAAAGAGATTGGGACTCCTTTCACTACAGATGTTAATTTCCCTTTCTTCCTTACCAAATTGGAGTAGAAAACCTTAACTAGTTCAGGGTAAAAGTCTAAATGGCAACCAATTAGGTTACACAAACCTAACTCCTCAAAGACACTAGGAAAGGTAAATACTTCTTCAGAAAAAGTAACAAAAGTGCTATACTTAGGCTTCATGATTTTCTTTTGGAAGAAGAAGGTTTCATACCTTTCTTGTTGATGTTTTGTAGTAAAAAGCCTTGATAAATCTAGAGAGCCTCTTGAGGAAGAATCTTTGCCTTTCCCTTTGCCTTTGTATGATAGTTGAGATGTCATGAAAAAGCTTGGAGAGAGAAACCAAAGATGAAGTAAAAAACCTTTGAAGAGAAGTGTAGAGGCgtgagaatgctgaaaattgGTTGATGGAGAGAAGTGGCTTTATGGTGGTGGTGGATTGTAGTAATGAGAAACAAGTAGATGAACCAAGAAAATTAAAAGTAATGAAAGCACAAATAAAGTGACATAAAGATAGAGAATATATTGGTAAATGATATTTACTAGAGAATAGGAAAAGGAGAAAGAATAGGAGAAAAAGAGGGAAAAGACAAAATACTAGTAAATGCAATGAGACAATTGTATCACTAAAATCAGAAATTACCTGGCCATTAAATAAAGAGGGGAAGAGAATCATGTGCATGTTgaccaaataaaacaaaaatttcAATGGATCAATCGATTAACATGCAAGACCAATTGATTGGTTGtgtaaaaaaattgaaaaataacAAAGACCAATCGATTGATGTGGGAGATACAATCGATTGGTTGAAagacaattttttttaaaaattaaaaaaatagggaaccaatcgattgactcAACCATGTAATCGATTGTAGAAACTTTCTGTAACATGAAATTTGAGAAAATAAGatggaccaatcgattgacaccctACCATTAATCGATTGACaccattttttttttgaaaaatactTAAATTAACAAATAAACAAGCACACTTATCATATAACAAGAACATTTTAATAGttataaataattaattataaGATATTAAAAGAAAGAGTGCACCTTTTATATTTTGATGAGTTAAATATCACACTCATCTAGAATCCCAAGTTCCCTTCGAATTTTGTAGAACGGTTCTCGCGCCAAAGATTTTGTGAAGATGTCGGCcagttgattatgagtatccacaaatgtgacttcgacatctccttgaagcacatgatcacgaagaaagtgatgtcgaatatcaatatgtttgattcttgagtgcatgaccagattctttgtaatgtttatcACACTAGTGTTGTCACAAAGAAGAGGAATGCATCCAAGATCGAGTCCGTAGTCACAAAGTTATTGCTTAAGCCAAAGTATTTGAGCGCAACAGCTACTTGCggctatgtattctgcttcggCAGTGCTTAGAGCAACACATGCTTGTTTCTTGCAAGCCCACGAAACTAATGCATTTCCAAGGATGTGACATGTACCACTAGTACTTTTTCTATCTATTTTACAATCTACATATTccgcgtcagaataaccaattaacttacaaacactacctttaggataccataagtcaacgttggttgttcctttgagatacttcatgattcttttgaccgccgtgagatgtgactcctttggatttgcttggaagcgagcacataaacacacgttaaacattatgtcaggacggcttgccgtcaaatataataaagaaccaatcatacctcgatacttcgtaatatcaattgacacacccaattcatcttgatcaacatagATTCCGGAGCCCATTGGTGTTGACATTGCTTTACAATCATCCATTTCAAATCTCTTTAACAACTCTTTGCAATACTTTGATTGATTGATAAAGATTCCGTCTTTTAGTTGCTTGATTTGCAATCCAAGGAAATAGTTCATCTttcccatcatagacatttcaaattcaccttgcattatcaacgcaaattcttcacatagttctTTGTTGGTTGAACCGAAGATTATGTCGTCTACGTAGACTTGAACAAGTAACGTGTTCCCTTTTATCTTCTTGATAAATAAGTGTCTCATTCTTAGAGCAACACATGCTTGTTTCTTGCAAGCCCACGAAACTAATGCATTTCCAAGGATGTGACATGTACCACTAGTACTTTTTCTATCTATTTTACAATCTACATATTccgcgtcagaataaccaattaacttacaaacactacctttaggataccataagtcaacgttggttgttcctttgagatacttcatgattcttttgaccgtcgtgagatgtgactcctttggatttgcttggaagcgagcacataaacacacgttaaacattatgtcaggacgacttgccgtcaaatataataaagaaccaaGCATACCTCGATCCTTCGTAATATTAATTGACACACCcaattcatcttgatcaacatagattccggagcccattggtgttgacattgctttacaaccatccatttcaaatctctttaacaactctttgcaatactttgattggttgataaagattccgtcttttagttgcttgatttgcaatccaaggaaatagttcatctttcccatcatagacatttcaaattcaccttgcattatcaacgcaaattcttcacatagttctTTGTTGGTTGAACCGAAGATTATGTCGTCTACGTAGACTTGAACAAGTAAGGTGTTCCCTTTTATATTCTTGATAAATAAGTGTCTCATTCTTAGAGCAACACATGCTTGTTTCTTGCAAGCCCACGAAACTAATGCATTTCCATGGATGTGACATGTACCACTAGTACTTTTTCTATCTATTTTACAATCTACATATTCCGTGTCAGAATAACCAATTAACTTACaaacactacctttaggataccataagtcaacgttggttgttcctttgagatacttcatgattcttttgaccgccgtgagatgtgactcctttggatttgcttggaagcgagcacataaacacacgctaaacattatgtcgggacggcttgccgtcaaatataataaagaaccaatcatacctcgatacttcgtaatatcaattgacacacccaattcatcttgatcaacatagattccggagcccattggtgttgacattgctttacaaccatccatttcaaatctctttaacaactctttgcaatactttgattggttgataaaGACTCCGTCTTTTAGTTGCTTGATTTGCAATCCAAGGAAATAGTTCATCTTTTccatcatagacatttcaaattcaccttgcattatcaacgcaaattcttcacatagttctttgttggttgaaccgaagattatgtcgtctacgtagacttgaacaagtaaggtgttcccttttatcttcttgataaataagtgtctcattcacccccccccccccccccctccgtcttttagttgcttgatttgcaatccaaggaaatagttcatctttcccatcatagacatttcaaattcaccttgcattatcaacgcaaattcttcacatagttctTTGTTGGTTGAACCGAAGATTATGTCGTCTACGTAGACTTGAACAAGTAAGGTGTTCCCTTTTATATTCTTGATAAATAAGTGTCTCATTCTTAGAGCAACACATGCTTGTTTCTTGCAAGCCCACGAAACTAATGCATTTCCATGGATGTGACATGTACCACTAGTACTTTTTCTATCTATTTTACAATCTACATATTCCGTGTCAGAATAACCAATTAACTTACaaacactacctttaggataccataagtcaacgttggttgttcctttgagatacttcatgattcttttgaccgccgtgagatgtgactcctttggatttgcttggaagcgagcacataaacacacgctaaacattatgtcgggacggcttgccgtcaaatataataaagaaccaatcatacctcgatacttcgtaatatcaattgacacacccaattcatcttgatcaacatagattccggagcccattggtgttgacattgctttacaaccatccatttcaaatctctttaacaactctttgcaatactttgattggttgataaaGACTCCGTCTTTTAGTTGCTTGATTTGCAATCCAAGGAAATAGTTCATCTTTTccatcatagacatttcaaattcaccttgcattatcaacgcaaattcttcacatagttctttgttggttgaaccgaagattatgtcgtctacgtagacttgaacaagtaaggtgttcccttttatcttcttgataaataagtgtctcattcacccccccccccccctccgTCTTTTAGTTGCTTGATTTGCAATCCAAGGAAATAGTTCATCTTTTccatcatagacatttcaaattcaccttgcattatcaacgcaaattcttcacatagttctTTGTTGGTTGAACCGAAGATTATGTCGTCTACGTAGACTTGAACAAGTAAGGTGTTCCCTTTTATCTTCTTGATAAATAAGTGTCTCATTCACCCCTCCCCCCCCTCCGTCTTTTAGTTGCTTGATTTGCAATCCAAGGAAATAGTTCATCTttcccatcatagacatttcaaattcaccttgcattatcaacgcaaattcttcacatagttctTTGTTGGTTGAACCGAAGATTATGTCGTCTACGTAGACTTGAACAAGTAAGGTGTTCCCTTTTATATTCTTGATAAATAAGTGTCTCATTCTTAGAGCAACACATGCTTGTTTCTTGCAAGCCCACGAAACTAATGCATTTCCATGGATGTGACATGTACCACTAGTACTTTTTCTATCTATTTTACAATCTACATATTTCGTGTCAGAATAACCAATTAACTTACaaacactacctttaggataccataagtcaacgttggttgttcctttgagatacttcatgattcttttgaccgccgtgagatgtgactcctttggatttgcttggaagcgagcacataaacacacgctaaacattatgtcgggacggcttgccgtcaaatataataaagaaccaatcatacctcgatacttcgtaatatcaattgacacacccaattcatcttgatcaacatagattccggagcccattggtgttgacattgctttacaaccatccatttcaaatctctttaacaactctttgcaatactttgattggttgataaaGACTCCGTCTTTTAGTTGCTTGATTTGCAATCCAAGGAAATAGTTCATCTTTTccatcatagacatttcaaattcaccttgcattatcaacgcaaattcttcacatagttctttgttggttgaaccgaagattatgtcgtctacgtagacttgaacaagtaaggtgttcccttttatcttcttgataaataagtgtctcattcacccccccccccccctccgTCTTTTAGTTGCTTGATTTGCAATCCAAGGAAATAGTTCATCTTTTccatcatagacatttcaaattcaccttgcattatcaacgcaaattcttcacatagttctttgttggttgaaccgaagattatgtcgtctacgtagacttgaacaagtaaggtgttcccttttatcttcttgataaataagtgtctcattcacccccccccccccccctccgtcttttagttgcttgatttgcaatccaaggaaatagttcatctttcccatcatagacatttcaaattcaccttgcattatcaacgcaaattcttcacatagttctTTGTTGGTTGAACCGAAGATTATGTCGTCTACGTAGACTTGAACAAGTAAGGTGTTCCCTTTTATATTCTTGATAAATAAGTGTCTCATTCTTAGAGCAACACATGCTTGTTTCTTGCAAGCCCACGAAACTAATGCATTTCCATGGATGTGACATGTACCACTAGTACTTTTTCTATCTATTTTACAATCTACATATTTCGTGTCAGAATAACCAATTAACTTACaaacactacctttaggataccataagtcaacgttggttgttcctttgagatacttcatgattcttttgaccgccgtgagatgtgactcctttggatttgcttggaagcgagcacataaacacacgctaaacattatgtcgggacggcttgccgtcaaatataataaagaaccaatcatacctcgatacttcgtaatatcaattgacacacccaattcatcttgatcaacatagattccggagcccattggtgttgacattgctttacaaccatccatttcaaatctctttaacaactctttgcaatactttgattggttgataaaGACTCCGTCTTTTAGTTGCTTGATTTGCAATCCAAGGAAATAGTTCATCTTTTccatcatagacatttcaaattcaccttgcattatcaacgcaaattcttcacatagttctttgttggttgaaccgaagattatgtcgtctacgtagacttgaacaagtaaggtgttcccttttatcttcttgataaataagtgtctcattcacccccccccccctccgTCTTTTAGTTGCTTGATTTGCAATCCAAGGAAATAGTTCATCTTTTccatcatagacatttcaaattcaccttgcattatcaacgcaaattcttcacatagttctTTGTTGGTTGAACCGAAGATTATGTCGTCTACGTAGACTTGAACAAGTAAGGTGTTCCCTTTTATCTTCTTGATAAATAAGTGTCCCATTCACAAAGGCTATAGACGCTTGATTGCGGAAGGTAGAGCCTTTATCTCCAAAGATGTAGTAATATTTAATGAAGTTAATTCTCTATACCTCTGTATTCCTCACTAGCTCAAACATGCTTAGTATCTATGGGGTAACTCTACATTGAATCTAACTAATCATGACCTGTCTAACTCCTCATCTACCTTATCCACACCTATTTCTCCTAGGTGTGTTTGTGGACCATCTCTCAGCTCTCTGAATATGAAACCAATACTAGTTCACTTCAACCAACTGTACTTATCTCCACTGTTGATCCTACATCTCAATCTAAAACAGAGTGGCAGATACCTACTGAAACCATGTCCTACAACAATAACAATGCAAATTGTGATTTTCAGAATGTTAAAAGATTATGTTGTGCTACAAAATTCTAATTGTGTGTATGTTGATCACACTCACTTCCAATATGATAGCATTTCAATGTTACATTAGACTCTATGAGTATCTTCTTTTTATTGAACATTGTTGAAACTTTATATATTCTGATAACTTCAGAGTAGAAATGATTGTTATGAAAGATGTCTTGTTATGCAAGAGTCCAGATAAATACTCTTACATTAGTTGGTCATCAAACATTAAATTTACATGATACTCAGCTGGTTTGACTTCAAATATGTGAACATGCATTTTCAAAGTGTTCAAAGTGTACTTAAATAGCTGTGAATGAAGAATAACAAGACTATTTAAATAGAAAAGTCCCACTTTTGGTTTTGGGGCAATGTTCTAAGTGAAACTTCCTTACATCTTTGGGCTGTTATTTCCATTCATATGTTCATAGTGAATGCAATGAGTTGAGCTACATCATTAACTTGTAAAACAGAAATGAGGCAATGTGTAAAACATACAAACTGATTCAAAGTACATACATAAAAATAGAATACAAAAAATTGCCTGATCATATTTTTGAATGCCCACAAAAACTCCCATCTCAACAACCAGCTATTTATGCTGAAAGATATAAAACTTTCAAAGAAATAGAAGAAAGTTTATTCATTATTTCTGTCCACATTTCTGATTTGTGATACGCACCAGAACGCACTTATTATACAACTTCGACAAGTTGGTACAAACTATCGGGTTCAGTTATCAAAGCAACCAATTCCAACTAACTAGATTAACATACTCTAATAAATGCTACATACCTAGGTCCTTTTCGGCATGTGCAGAGACCAGTCAAATAAGCAATGCCTCCCAATCAAGTGTTTCACCGGCAAACATGGGAATAATATCTCCGaaaggaaatgacagacactcGGGTACTTTCCAAGGTGATTTCCTCAGTTTAATCTTTGACTTGTTTCTGGGGATACCATAGAAGTCAGGTCCATTAAAACTTGTAAAAGCCTCCAGCTTGTCAAGTGCACCAGCCTAAACGGGCAACAATTTCATAAAACATTAAGATTAAACTCCACAACTTTGAAAGCAAATTATGAGTTTCCCATCAAGAGACATGCCATTTATACTCAGATGAGAAGATTATCATATCTTAAAACACGCATGAGAGATGCATGTGAATAATTACCAAAACATTAGTACTATAATTTGACATCACCGCCATGTTTAACATAAGAGATACTTGCTTATCCTGCAAACCTTTTGGAAATTATATTTTCATTTCTATAACAAAAGAATAGTTCACATTAATCTCAGAGAAACTCAAACATGTCGCGATTAAATGAAATAAATCCCTCTTTCTTCTGAAATCTATCCATATGTACATATGCAATATTGACCTATTTAATTTAATATAAACTTATAATAAAAGTGTTACCTCTTCAAAAACCTTGGCATATAGTGATAGAGCAACCGGGGAGTTGTATATGCCAGCACATCCACAAGCACGTTCCTTATTACGCCTATCGTGTGGAGCACTATCAGTTCCGAGGAAAAATCGTTTACTTCCACTAGTGATAGCTGAAACAATAGCCCGTCCTAAAAAAGAGACAAAAAGAACATTCTGATCTTACATCTAAAAGTTGTTGAAACTCTGGGAAATAAGGGAAAAGAAACAAAGTCACATACTGTGGATCTCTCTTTTAAGCACGGGAAGACAATAATTGTGAGGCTGTAAGCCACCTTGGAACAAAGCATTACGATTGAGAAGAATATGCTGAGGTGTAACAGTTGCAGCTACATAACCTTACAAAAGTAGCAAATTATTAGAACGATTTTACAACTAAACTACAGTACATTCAAAAGATAGATAAGATCTCCCAAGTCATTTACTACAATACCTTCTTTGCAAGACTCTACAAACTTAACAGCATCCATGGTAGTAATATGCTCCATCACAATCTTCAATTGTGGAAGCCTTTGAATTAAAGGCTCTAAAATTGTTTCAATAAAGACCTTTTCCCGATCAAAAATGTCAACTTCAGGATTTGTGACCTCTCCATGAA from Lathyrus oleraceus cultivar Zhongwan6 chromosome 7, CAAS_Psat_ZW6_1.0, whole genome shotgun sequence encodes the following:
- the LOC127101538 gene encoding dihydroorotase, mitochondrial — translated: MELTITQPDDFHLHLRDGALLQAVTPHSAKHFGRAIIMPNLKPPITTTSSAVSYRESILKAIPKTSNFTPLMTLYLTDATTPHEIQLAKKSGFVYGVKLYPAGATTNSQDGVTDLFGNCYSVLEEMVEQGLPLLVHGEVTNPEVDIFDREKVFIETILEPLIQRLPQLKIVMEHITTMDAVKFVESCKEGYVAATVTPQHILLNRNALFQGGLQPHNYCLPVLKREIHRRAIVSAITSGSKRFFLGTDSAPHDRRNKERACGCAGIYNSPVALSLYAKVFEEAGALDKLEAFTSFNGPDFYGIPRNKSKIKLRKSPWKVPECLSFPFGDIIPMFAGETLDWEALLI